From the genome of Psychrilyobacter atlanticus DSM 19335, one region includes:
- a CDS encoding NADH:ubiquinone reductase (Na(+)-transporting) subunit E encodes MSPDINPLVLLFASIFTSNILLANFLGMCSFISISKDMDSANGLGMSVTAVLTITTAINWVVYKFILIPFGLLYLRFIIFIIIIAATVQVLEMVIDRFSPSLYMALGIFLPLITVNCAILGVALFMEIRGYSFIQSIVFAFGSGLGWWLAIVSLAAIQKKVLKAPVPEGLKGAGITLITIGFMAMAFIGFSGMLIVQ; translated from the coding sequence ATGTCACCAGATATTAATCCATTAGTTTTGTTATTTGCTTCAATATTTACTAGTAATATTTTATTAGCTAACTTCTTAGGGATGTGCAGCTTTATATCAATATCTAAAGATATGGATTCTGCCAACGGTCTTGGGATGTCTGTTACTGCAGTTTTAACTATTACAACGGCTATAAATTGGGTTGTATATAAATTCATATTAATACCTTTTGGTCTTTTATATCTTAGATTTATTATTTTCATCATAATTATCGCAGCGACCGTTCAAGTTTTAGAGATGGTTATTGATCGATTTTCTCCTTCCCTCTACATGGCTTTAGGTATTTTCTTACCATTAATAACTGTTAATTGTGCTATTTTAGGAGTTGCATTATTCATGGAGATTAGAGGTTATTCATTTATACAGAGTATTGTTTTTGCTTTTGGTTCGGGCCTAGGTTGGTGGCTTGCCATCGTTTCCTTAGCAGCTATACAAAAAAAAGTTTTAAAAGCTCCTGTTCCAGAAGGGTTAAAGGGAGCAGGAATAACACTCATAACAATTGGGTTTATGGCCATGGCATTTATAGGTTTTTCCGGTATGCTTATAGTTCAATAA
- a CDS encoding NADH:ubiquinone reductase (Na(+)-transporting) subunit D yields the protein MNKYKGILKENLWDNNPVFVQILGICSTLAVTNSLTNTFIMTISVVFVAGLTNFSVASIKHLIPGKVRMIIQTLIISFFVIIVDLLLRAFLPAISKSLGPYVGLIITNCIIMGRAEAFAQSNKPLISLWDGITTGIGYMWILMAIAFIRELLGFGSLFGIQIMPEGFQTWTIMIMAPSAFFILGGVIWIINNIKLSKESSK from the coding sequence ATGAATAAATATAAAGGCATATTAAAAGAAAATTTATGGGATAATAACCCTGTTTTTGTTCAAATCCTTGGGATTTGCTCGACACTGGCAGTTACTAATAGTTTAACAAATACATTTATAATGACTATTTCTGTAGTTTTTGTTGCTGGATTGACTAATTTTAGTGTAGCTAGCATAAAACATCTAATTCCTGGTAAAGTTCGTATGATCATACAAACTCTTATAATTTCTTTCTTTGTTATTATAGTAGATTTACTACTCCGAGCTTTCTTACCAGCTATAAGTAAATCTTTGGGGCCCTATGTAGGTTTAATCATCACTAACTGTATTATCATGGGGAGAGCCGAAGCTTTTGCTCAATCAAATAAACCTCTAATATCTCTTTGGGATGGGATTACAACAGGGATAGGATATATGTGGATTTTAATGGCTATAGCCTTTATTAGGGAACTACTTGGTTTTGGTTCACTGTTTGGGATTCAAATAATGCCAGAAGGATTTCAAACTTGGACAATAATGATTATGGCTCCAAGTGCATTTTTTATCTTAGGTGGGGTTATTTGGATAATTAATAACATCAAACTTTCAAAAGAAAGTTCAAAATAG
- a CDS encoding FMN-binding protein, whose translation MEKNSMTYTAIFSFVITFILVFLLTLTHLVTKNRVSEYNRDYEISSILKAVGVRVENGEVQEQFKSIFNLELPTDETMTAKIDGEDILVSKFSGKALWGTVNGIIAMDKDLQIIKGVDIISHNETPGLGGRIEEEWFLKQFQGETVNKNTIKVVQGSGDGNYDSDDGIIDGIVGATRTSHSIEVMINKKIKSLKEEVGNE comes from the coding sequence ATGGAAAAAAATTCAATGACCTATACTGCTATTTTTTCATTTGTTATTACTTTTATACTAGTATTTTTATTGACTTTAACCCATCTTGTTACCAAGAATAGAGTTTCTGAATATAATAGAGATTATGAAATTTCCTCTATTTTAAAAGCTGTAGGTGTGAGAGTGGAAAATGGTGAGGTTCAAGAACAGTTTAAATCAATCTTTAATCTAGAACTTCCTACCGATGAAACTATGACAGCAAAAATAGATGGAGAAGATATACTGGTTAGTAAATTTTCCGGGAAAGCTCTTTGGGGGACGGTAAATGGAATTATTGCAATGGATAAAGATTTACAAATTATAAAAGGTGTCGATATTATTTCTCATAATGAAACTCCTGGTTTAGGGGGACGTATAGAAGAGGAGTGGTTTTTAAAACAATTTCAAGGAGAAACTGTCAATAAAAACACTATTAAAGTGGTACAAGGTAGTGGAGATGGAAATTATGATTCTGACGATGGAATTATCGATGGGATTGTTGGAGCTACTAGAACTAGTCACTCTATAGAAGTTATGATAAATAAAAAGATAAAAAGTCTGAAGGAGGAGGTAGGAAATGAATAA
- a CDS encoding RnfABCDGE type electron transport complex subunit D produces the protein MFQKQAVMRKVLISLTPLLVFSIFLYGFKSIGIIIVTFTLGIFTEWLFVRKAKKKVSEAVLVSCSLYALSMPPLVPLWIVGIGIIFGISFGKMVYGGFGRNIFNPAIVGRLFIYISFPNTVNQWLNPRNIDGFAGATPLEILKNGELPSLLNLFTGFKSGSIGEGSIILILIAFIYLLFTKTASYKSSISTIVGFLIMQSILYFMDLGGANPIYSLFSGSILFIAVFMVTDPVSSPKKNNSLILYGLLIGVCTSLIRTYSLFNEGTSYAILLGNMFAPLFDETIGKLKLKLKGGE, from the coding sequence ATGTTTCAAAAACAAGCAGTTATGAGAAAGGTTTTAATTTCTCTTACCCCTCTTTTAGTTTTTTCAATATTTTTATATGGTTTTAAAAGTATAGGGATTATTATCGTTACTTTTACCTTAGGTATATTCACCGAATGGTTGTTTGTTCGAAAAGCAAAGAAAAAAGTTAGTGAAGCCGTTCTTGTTAGTTGTTCCCTCTATGCCCTTTCTATGCCACCCTTAGTTCCATTATGGATTGTAGGGATTGGTATTATATTTGGGATTTCTTTTGGAAAGATGGTTTACGGTGGCTTTGGGAGAAATATATTTAATCCAGCTATTGTAGGGAGATTATTTATTTATATTTCTTTTCCAAATACAGTCAATCAATGGTTAAATCCAAGAAATATTGATGGTTTTGCAGGGGCAACGCCCCTTGAAATATTAAAAAATGGTGAGCTGCCATCACTTTTAAATTTATTTACTGGTTTCAAAAGTGGATCTATAGGAGAAGGGTCTATAATACTCATTTTGATTGCTTTTATTTATTTACTATTTACTAAAACTGCAAGTTATAAATCGTCTATTTCAACTATAGTTGGGTTTTTAATTATGCAGTCTATCCTTTATTTTATGGATTTAGGAGGAGCCAATCCTATTTATAGTTTATTCTCTGGTAGTATTTTATTTATTGCTGTATTTATGGTTACCGACCCTGTGTCTTCACCTAAAAAAAATAATTCATTAATTTTATATGGTTTACTCATTGGAGTTTGTACATCACTAATTAGAACTTATTCCCTCTTTAATGAAGGAACCAGTTATGCTATTTTACTAGGAAATATGTTTGCTCCATTATTTGATGAAACTATTGGAAAATTAAAGTTAAAATTAAAAGGGGGGGAATAG
- the lipB gene encoding lipoyl(octanoyl) transferase LipB: MVEVHDLGLITYEKGQKKQEEIYEYVLNNKKIDGVLVFLEVDPVITTAHSSDSEEVVFSEEILNKKGIKCIKVNRGGKTTLHGPGQLICYPILNLEKFGKDLHKYLRNLEEVVINILKELNIDSGRKEEYTGVWVGEEKICAMGIHVKRWITTHGIALNNDIDLTLFDLIIPCGIKEAGVTSIEKLDTKVQMSILKEKFVENFNKVFY; encoded by the coding sequence ATGGTAGAAGTACATGATTTAGGATTAATTACCTATGAAAAAGGACAAAAAAAACAAGAAGAAATATATGAGTATGTATTAAACAATAAGAAAATAGATGGTGTTTTAGTATTTTTAGAAGTGGATCCAGTGATTACAACTGCTCATTCCTCAGATAGTGAGGAAGTGGTATTTTCAGAAGAAATACTGAATAAAAAAGGAATAAAATGCATAAAAGTAAATAGAGGCGGTAAAACAACCCTTCACGGACCAGGACAATTGATTTGCTATCCTATTTTAAATTTAGAAAAATTTGGGAAAGATCTACATAAATATTTACGAAACTTAGAGGAAGTAGTAATTAATATCCTCAAAGAACTAAATATTGATAGCGGCAGAAAGGAAGAATACACAGGAGTTTGGGTAGGAGAAGAAAAAATTTGTGCCATGGGTATCCATGTAAAAAGATGGATAACAACCCACGGAATTGCACTAAACAATGATATTGATCTAACCTTATTTGATTTAATAATTCCATGTGGGATAAAGGAAGCCGGTGTAACTTCAATTGAAAAGTTGGATACAAAAGTGCAAATGAGTATTCTCAAAGAAAAATTTGTAGAGAATTTTAACAAAGTTTTCTACTAA
- the lipA gene encoding lipoyl synthase — MDKPEWISKKFYKNNKIEKLLAENLLNTVCEAANCPNKWECFRKKTATFMILGNKCTRACRFCSVDKSIKGETLNINEPMKIAEIINKIGLKHVVITSVTRDDLDDEGAIHFKRTIEEIRKVSDATIEVLIPDFNGKKELIDIVIDAKPDVINHNIETIENLHKKVKPIGSYENSIELLNYVKERDKNIITKSGIMLGFGETIGELSESIEDLKDINCDILTLGQYLRPSEKHIEVSEYITEEKFSLYKKLALEIGIPVVESGVFIRSSYNAIDSIKKLMK, encoded by the coding sequence ATGGATAAGCCTGAATGGATTAGTAAGAAATTTTATAAAAATAATAAAATTGAAAAACTTTTAGCTGAAAATTTATTAAACACTGTCTGTGAGGCTGCAAATTGCCCCAATAAATGGGAATGTTTCAGGAAAAAAACGGCAACTTTTATGATTCTAGGGAACAAATGTACTAGAGCTTGCAGATTTTGTTCTGTAGATAAAAGTATCAAGGGAGAAACCCTAAATATAAATGAACCTATGAAAATAGCAGAAATCATAAATAAAATAGGATTAAAACACGTTGTAATAACTTCTGTAACCAGGGATGACTTAGACGATGAAGGTGCTATACATTTTAAAAGGACTATAGAGGAGATAAGAAAAGTTTCTGATGCTACTATAGAGGTTTTAATCCCTGATTTTAATGGAAAAAAAGAATTGATAGATATAGTCATAGATGCTAAACCAGATGTAATAAACCACAACATAGAAACAATTGAAAACCTACATAAAAAGGTAAAACCTATAGGGAGTTACGAAAACTCAATAGAATTACTTAATTATGTCAAAGAAAGAGATAAAAATATAATTACTAAAAGTGGAATAATGTTAGGGTTCGGAGAAACTATCGGTGAATTATCAGAATCTATAGAGGATTTAAAGGATATAAATTGTGACATCCTAACACTAGGACAGTATTTACGCCCTAGTGAGAAACACATAGAGGTTTCTGAGTATATAACCGAGGAAAAGTTTAGTTTATATAAAAAACTAGCTTTAGAAATTGGAATACCAGTTGTTGAGAGTGGAGTATTTATTCGAAGCTCTTATAATGCCATAGATAGTATAAAAAAATTAATGAAGTAA
- the pdhA gene encoding pyruvate dehydrogenase (acetyl-transferring) E1 component subunit alpha, translated as MIFENHNPLEGKVFQILDKTGKIVNERYYQDIDSDLLLKMYRCMVLSRIQDEWALKFQRQGRMLTFAPTLGQEGLQVASMAACRDDDWLVPAFRSNAAWLYKGLPMKNIFLYWCGNEMGSKIPDHINMLPIAVPIGTQFNHATGIGMSFRYTKEDKVVVTYIGDGGTSEGEFYEGINFAGVVNAPVIFIIQNNQFAISTSVKSQTKAKTLAQKGIAAGIPSIKVDGNDIFAMYFATKEAVENARSGNGPSLIEAVTYRQGPHTTADDPTIYRTEEEHLDGMSKDPIIRAKNFLVEKGILTEEDEAKIRDECKKTVFEEFEKAEQENITPLEDIFKYTYEEMTENLKEQYEEAKKLEGGKN; from the coding sequence ATGATTTTTGAAAACCACAATCCTTTAGAAGGAAAAGTATTCCAAATATTAGATAAGACCGGGAAGATAGTAAATGAAAGATACTATCAGGATATTGATAGTGATCTCCTTTTAAAAATGTACAGATGTATGGTTTTGTCTAGAATCCAAGATGAATGGGCATTGAAATTTCAAAGACAGGGAAGGATGTTAACTTTTGCTCCTACACTGGGTCAAGAAGGCTTACAAGTAGCATCTATGGCTGCATGTAGAGACGACGATTGGTTAGTTCCTGCTTTTAGAAGTAATGCTGCCTGGTTATATAAGGGATTACCTATGAAAAACATCTTTTTATACTGGTGTGGAAACGAAATGGGAAGTAAGATTCCTGACCATATAAATATGCTGCCTATTGCAGTACCAATTGGAACTCAATTTAATCATGCAACTGGAATTGGAATGTCATTTAGATATACTAAAGAGGATAAGGTAGTCGTAACTTATATAGGAGATGGTGGGACTTCTGAAGGGGAATTTTATGAAGGGATAAACTTTGCAGGTGTGGTAAATGCTCCAGTAATTTTTATTATTCAAAATAATCAATTTGCTATAAGTACCAGTGTGAAATCACAAACAAAGGCAAAAACCTTAGCCCAAAAGGGCATTGCAGCAGGAATCCCATCGATAAAAGTAGATGGAAATGACATATTTGCAATGTATTTTGCTACGAAAGAAGCTGTAGAGAATGCCAGATCAGGAAATGGACCAAGTTTAATTGAAGCTGTAACTTACAGGCAAGGACCACATACAACAGCAGATGATCCGACTATCTATAGAACTGAGGAAGAGCATCTAGATGGAATGTCTAAAGATCCTATTATTAGAGCTAAAAACTTTTTAGTAGAAAAAGGAATTTTAACTGAGGAAGATGAGGCGAAAATCCGAGATGAATGTAAAAAAACAGTGTTTGAAGAATTTGAAAAAGCTGAGCAGGAAAATATAACTCCACTAGAAGATATTTTTAAATATACCTATGAAGAGATGACAGAAAATTTAAAAGAACAATATGAGGAAGCTAAAAAATTGGAAGGGGGGAAAAATTAA
- a CDS encoding alpha-ketoacid dehydrogenase subunit beta, with amino-acid sequence MKALNNIEALNQALDQMMEKDKKIVIYGEDAGFEGGVFRATKGLQAKYGKDRCFDSPLTEAGIMGSGIGMAINGMKPVLEIQFQGFLFPGLNQLLVHGARFRNRSRGRFTVPMVVRMPYGGGIRALEHHSESIEAMLAHTPGLKVVVPSNPYDTKGLMVSAIKDPDPVVFLEPKRIYRAFKQEVPEEIYEVPIGKARILKEGNDITVVGWGAMIPEIQLAVKDLEQEGVSVELIDLRTISPIDKETIENSVKKTGRFLVVHEAVRSFGVGAELISIVNEKAFLHLESPPTRLTGYDVIIPLAKGEGHFMINPEKIKLKVKELINY; translated from the coding sequence ATGAAAGCTTTAAATAATATAGAGGCGTTGAACCAAGCTTTGGATCAAATGATGGAAAAAGATAAAAAAATAGTTATTTATGGTGAAGATGCAGGTTTTGAAGGAGGAGTATTTAGAGCAACGAAAGGACTTCAAGCCAAGTACGGAAAGGATAGATGCTTTGACTCTCCTCTAACAGAAGCGGGAATCATGGGATCGGGAATAGGTATGGCAATAAATGGGATGAAACCAGTTTTAGAGATACAGTTTCAAGGTTTTTTATTCCCAGGATTAAATCAATTGTTAGTCCATGGAGCTAGGTTTAGAAATAGATCCAGGGGAAGATTCACAGTACCAATGGTTGTCAGAATGCCATATGGAGGAGGAATAAGAGCGTTAGAACATCATTCTGAAAGTATAGAAGCAATGTTAGCTCATACTCCAGGTTTAAAAGTTGTGGTCCCGTCAAATCCATATGATACAAAGGGGTTGATGGTCTCTGCAATTAAAGATCCCGATCCAGTTGTTTTTTTAGAGCCTAAGAGGATATATAGAGCTTTCAAACAGGAAGTTCCCGAAGAGATCTATGAAGTTCCTATTGGAAAAGCAAGAATTTTAAAAGAGGGAAATGATATTACTGTAGTGGGATGGGGTGCAATGATCCCAGAGATACAATTAGCAGTAAAAGATTTAGAACAAGAGGGGGTAAGTGTAGAATTAATTGACCTAAGGACTATCTCCCCAATTGATAAAGAAACAATAGAAAATTCTGTAAAGAAAACAGGAAGATTTTTAGTCGTTCACGAAGCTGTAAGATCTTTTGGGGTAGGGGCAGAATTAATCTCAATAGTAAATGAAAAAGCTTTTTTGCACTTAGAGTCCCCTCCCACTAGATTAACGGGATATGATGTTATAATCCCATTAGCAAAGGGAGAAGGACATTTTATGATTAATCCAGAAAAAATAAAATTAAAAGTAAAAGAACTTATAAATTATTAA